The DNA window CGAGGTGGAAAACGGCGTGGTGCGCCGCCGCGAAGGCCGCGACGTGATCCTGGAGATCGGCCGCAAGCGCGTCGAGGCGCTTTTGCCCTTCAGCGAACAGTCGCGCATCGAGCAGTACAACCCCGGGGACCGGGTCAGCGTCACCATCATCAAGGTCCACCGCGTCTCCAAAGGGCCCCAGATCGTCGTCTCGCGTACCGACCCCTCCCTGCTCATCCGCCTTTTCGAGCGGGAGATCCCCGAGGTCTACGACGGTACGGTGGTCATCAAAAACGCCGTCCGCGAAGGGGGAGAGCGGGCCAAAGTGGCGGTGGCTTCCAAGGACGACACGGTCGATCCGGTAGGAGCTTGCGTGGGCATGAAAGGGAGCCGCATCAACGCCGTCATCCGGGAGTTGCGGGGCGAGAAGATCGACATCATCCAGTACTCCGACGATATCGTCGAGTACGCCATCAACGCCCTCAACCCGGCCCGCATTTCCAAGGTCCTCATCAGCGACCTGGAAGAGAACGTGCTGGAGGTAATCGTCCCCGAGGACCAGCTTTCGCTGGCTATCGGAAAGAAGGGGCAGAACGTGCGCCTGGCCTCGCGCTTGCTGGGTTGGGAGATCGATATCAAGAGCGCCGAGGAGAAGAAACGCGAGATCCTCAGCCAGATGGAAGAGCAGTTCCCGGAAGAAGAGGTGGCTCTCTCGATCACCGAGGAACAGCAGGAGATGCTGGAAGAAGCCGGCATCGAAACGGTGGAGGACCTGGTCAAGAGCGGCGCCGGCACGCTGGCCCAAAAGACCGGCATGGAAGACGATACGGCCCAGGATCTGATCGCCCGCGCCCGGGCTTTTCTGCACGCCCGCGACGAGGAATTCGACGACGAAGACTTGGAAGACATCGAAGAAGAGTTGACCGCCGAAGATGTTCTGGCCTCGGTCGGGGAAGAGTCCGAAGACGAGGAAGACGAGGAAAATGAGGAAGACGAGGAGCCGGAGGAGGCCGAATCCGCGGAAGAGAGCGCGGAGGAGGCCGAAAAGGAACTGACGGCTGAAGACGTGCTGGGACCGATCGGCGAAGATGACGAAGAAGACCGAGAGGAAGAGGAATTAGCCCCTGAAGGCGTCGAGGAAGGCGCCTCAGAGGAGAAATAAAGCCGATCTCACCGGATTGGACAAACAAGAGCGGCGAGGAGAAGTCTTAAAGACGTAATGGCCCAAGACGTGCAAATGGAACAGATTAAGGTCAGCGAACTCGCGTCCGAATTCGACATTCGGGATTCCACCGTGATCTCGGAGTTGAAGAAGATCGGGGTGTGGGTGCCGTCTGCCGATACGCAGGTAGATCAGGACATTGCCAAGCGCGTCCGGCGGCGCCTGGAAATGCTGGCTGAAATCGAACAGGAAAAGAAGAAAAAGACCAAGGCCAAGAAGACGCCCGCCGCCAAGCCGCGCAAGTCCATCAAACAACTGGGCAAAGGCCCCCGCAAGGGTGTGCGCAAGCCGGTTGAAGAGACGCCTGAGGAGTCCGCCGAGTCGCCGCTGGGCGGCTCGCTCAAGCCGCGCAAAGGCACGTCTCCCGCCTATCGCAGGGTGGAGAAGCCCGTCACCAAGGACGAGGAGATCGAAGAAGAAGCCCTGGAGGCGGAAGAGGACAAGCAACCCGAAGGTCCGCTTCCGGTCTCTCCTGAACAGGCCGAGAAGCTGATGACTCCGGAGGCCGCAGCTAAGAAAGCCGAAGCTGAGGAGGAAGAAAAGGCCAAGAAAGAGGCCGGGAAAGAGGATGTCGAGGCCGAAGAGGCCGACGAAGCTGAAGAAAAGGCCAAAGCTGAAGAAGAGGCCGAAGAGAAGAAGGCCGCCGCCGAAAAGAAGGCTGAAGAAGAGGCTAAGAAGGCCGAGGAGAAGGAAGCCGCCGAGGAAGAGAAGAAGGCCGAAGAAGAGGCCGCGGCTGAGGCCAAGGAAGCCGAAGAGGCCAAGAAGGCCGAAGAAGCAGAGGAAGCTGAAGCTAAGGAAGAGGCCAAGAAGGCGGAGGAGAAGGAAGCCGCCGAGGAAGAGAAGAAGGCCGCCGCCGAAAAGAAGGCGGCCGAAGAGGCCGAGAAGAAAAAGGCCCTCGAGGAAGCCAAGAGGAAAGAGGCCGAGAAGAAAAAGCGGGAAGCGGTCAAGCGCAAGCGCGCCAAGGTCAAGCTCACCGAACTGCCCAAACCCATTTCGGAACGCGACGTGGGCGAGATCAAGCGTCCCCAGCGCCGCCAGGCCCGCATTTTGGAGCGTCCGCCGGTGCAGCCTAAGCCGCAGCAGCGGACCCGCGTCAAGAAGCCTCCTCTGGAACGCGAACATCAGGATCTGACCCTTTCCGAAAACCTCTCCGTGAGGGATTTCTCGGAAAAGATCTCGGTCAAGAGCAAGGACGTCCTGAGAGAACTGATGGGGATGGGCGTGATGGCCACCATCAACCAAACCATCGATCAGGGCATCATGGAGAAGCTCTGCGAGAAATTCAACGTGACGCCCACCTTCGTGACCTTCGAAGAGGCCGTCATCGAAGAAACCAAAGTCGAAGACAAACCCGAGAACCTCAAGGAGCGTCCTCCCGTGGTCACCGTCATGGGTCACGTCGACCACGGCAAGACCTCGCTCCTGGACGCGATTCGCGAGACTCGGGTGGCGGCCGGCGAAGCAGGCGGAATCACCCAGCACATCGGCGCCTATCATGTCGATGTCGCTGGCAAACGCATCGTCTTTCTCGACACCCCCGGCCACGAAGCCTTCACCCTCATGCGCTCCCGCGGAGCCCAGGCCACCGACTTGGTGGTGTTGGTGGTGGCGGCCGATGACGGCGTCATGCCGCAGACCCGCGAGGCCATCGATCACGCCCGGGCCGCCGATGTTCCCATCCTGGTGGCCATCAATAAGATCGACAAACCCGACGCCCAGCCCGACCGCGTCAAACAGCAGTTGTCCGACCTGGAACTGGTGGCGGAGGATTGGGGAGGCGATACGGTCATGGTGGAGGTTTCGGCCGTCAAGCAGACCAACCTGGACGAGCTGCTGGAGATGATCTCGCTGGTCTCGGAAGTGCTGGAACTCAAGGCCAACCCCGACCGCTCAGCCGCCGGCGTCATCTTGGAAGCGAAGATCGACAAGGGCCGCGGCTCGGTGGCGACGGTGCTGGTTCAGAACGGCACTTTGAGCATCGGCGACAGTTTCATCGCCGGAAAGATCAGCGGCCGTGTGAGGGCCATGTTCGACGACCGCGGCGAAAGCGTGGAGAAGTCGGGTCCGGGAAGCGCCGTAGAAATCCTGGGACTACAGGGACTGCCCGAAGCGGGGGACGCCTTCCAGGGCGTGAGCGACGCCTCCAAGGCCCGCCAGGTGGCCGAACACCGACGAGAGAAGCATCGCGAGCATGAGCTGAGCCGGGGTCAGCGCCTCAGCCTCGACGACCTCTACTCGAAGATGGAGGCCGGCGAGGTGCGGGAACTGCCCATCGTCCTCAAGGCCGATGCCCAGGGATCGGTGGAAGTCCTGGCCGACATGCTGACCAAGATCAAGTCCGAGAAGGTCAAGGTCAAGATCATCCACAGCGGTGTGGGGGCCATCTCGGAATCGGACGTCCTACTGGCCTCGGCTTCCGACGCCATCGTGATCGGCTTCAATGTGCGTCCCGAACGCTCGGCGGCCGATGCGGCCGAGAAGGAAGGCGTCGACATCCGCCTGCACACGGTCATCTACGACATCACCGCCGAAATCGAGAAGGCCCTGGTCGGACTGCTCGACCCCACTGTCAAAGAGGTGGCTTTGGGACGCGCCGAAGTCCGCGAAACCTTTTCGGTGCCGCGCTACGGAGTGGTGGCTGGCAGCATGGTCACCGAAGGAGAGATCCGCCGCAACGCCTCCGTCCGCCTGCTGCGCGACAACGTGGTGGTGCACGAAGGACGCATCGACTCCTTGCGCCGTTTCAAGGAAGACGTCAACAAAGTACGCAAGGGCTACGAGTGCGGTATCTCGCTGGAAGGCTACCAGGATGTCAAGGTCAACGACATCATCGAGTGCTTCACCCACGAAGAAACGACGCCCGAACTGCACTAAATCGACCGCCGTCCGCCAGCGCCGCGGACGGCGGCATTAAGAACTGTTCATGCCCATCGTCTTCTGTTCCATCGAGCTTTACCTGCCCTTCTGCCACTCCCTCAAGGAGAAGCGCAACGTCCTGCGCAAGGCGGTCGAGAGGTCGCGCCAGCGTTCCAGCTTCTCCATCGCCGAGATCGGCCATCAGGATCTCTGGCAGCGGGCCCGTCTGGGAGCCGTCTCCATCGGCCCCGACCAAAGAAAGCTGGAAGCCATGGCCGAGAAGGTAGTGCGCGATATCGAGACGGTGGTGGGGATGGACGCTACCCGCTACGAAATCGAAATCATCGACTACGAATAGCGAGCAGCCTCATACCGCAGAGAGCAATGGGCCTTCACTGCGGTCCCTGAAACTTGACGTGTGTGTGAACTTGTTGGCCACCTAGTGGCCTTACTGACAAGCCGCTAGCTGCCGCTATCGGGGGCGACCGTTCATGGACTCTCACAAGATAGCCGAATTTCTCCGCTCGGCGACCCGTTTGGCTGTGGTATCCCATCAGGGGCCGGACGGCGACTCCATCGGATCTTCGCTGGCCCTGGCTCATGGGCTGCGGGGGCTGGGCAAGCAAGTCGACGTCCTCAGCGCCGAGCCGGTTCCGCCGGTCTTGGCATTTCTGCCCGGAGTCGCCGACATCCTGCAGCGCCGCAGCGTGGAAGGGGACTACCAGGGAATCGTCATTCTGGAGTGCAGCGACTTCCAGCGGACCGGTCTTTCGGGCTTGGAGGAGCATTTCACCATCAACATCGACCATCATCCCGGCGGCGCGGGTTTTGCCGATCTCAATTGGGTCGACGAGACGGCTTCGGCGGTGGGAATGCTGGTGGACGACCTGTTGCTGCGGCTGGGAGCGCCCCTCGACGCCGACATCGCGACCTGCCTCTATCTGGCGGTGCTGACCGATACCGGTTCCTTTCAGTTCTCCAATACCGATGCCTCCACCTTCCAAGCCGCGGCCCGCTGGGTAAGCGCCGGAGCCGACCCGGGAGCCATTGCTCATCAGGTCTACCGGCGACAACCCGAGGCCCGGCTGCGCTTGCTGGGGACAGCTCTGGGACGGATGCAAACCGACCGCCAGAAAGGACTGGCCTGGATCGAACTGCGCCGGCCTCACCTGCAGGGGGCGGCGGCCGATATCGAGCACACCGAAGGCCTGGTCAACTATCCGCTCTCTCTCGAAGGCATCCGGGCCTCAGTGGTGCTGCGGGAAGATTCCCGAGGCCATTGCCGCGTCTCGCTGCGCTCCAAGGGAGAAATCGACGTGGGCGGATTGGCCCGGCGGATGGGCGGAGGAGGCCACCTCAACGCCGCCGGCATGACTCTGCAGGGCGACTGGTCAGAGATCCGCAGCCGGGTGTTGAGGGAACTGGGCGATCTGATAGAGGCCGGGCGAGGTCAAGCGGGGACGGAAGAGGTCGGAAATGGGTAGGCGGCGCAAATACGAACGCAGCGACATCAACGGCGTCCTGGTCATCAACAAGCCCGCCGGTCCCACCTCCCACGACATGGTTGCGCTGGTGCGGCGCTGCTTGAAGGCCAAGGCGGGACATGCGGGTACGCTGGATCCGCAGGCCTCAGGGGTACTGGTGCTGGTGCTGGGCCAGGCCACCCGGCTGGCCCGCTATCTGCAAGGCCATGACAAGCAATACCGGGCCGTCATCCGACTGGGACGCGCCACCGATACCTACGACGCCGAAGGACGCGTCACCGACGAGCATTCCGTACCCGAGCTGAGCCGGCAGCAGGTGGAAGAGGTCCTGCAGGCTTTTCGCGGACCGATTCAACAGCGCACTCCCCTCTACTCGGCGGTCAAAGTCAAGGGGAAGAAACTCTACGAGTACGCCCGCAAGGGCCAGCAAGCCGAACGTCCGCTGCGGAGCGTCACCATCAGCCGTCTCCAACTGCTGGAGCGCGAGGACTCGGCCTGGACCTTGCTGATCGACTGCACTTCAGGGACCTACGTGCGCAGCCTGGCCCACGACATGGGCCGCCGGCTGGGTTGCGGCGCCCACCTGGAAAGTCTGGTCCGGACCCGTTCGGGTCCCTTCCAGATAGCCCAGGCCATCGCTCCCCAGGAGGTGGAAGCGCGATGGCAGGAGGTCCTCGTTCCGATGGAGAAAATGTTGCCGGAACTGCCTCGTATCGACGTGGATCCTTCTGCAGCGAAGCGGGTCCTCAACGGGGCGGCCTTGATGATCCCCGACCCGGCGCGCGGCCAGTGCCGCCTCTTCTGCCAAGGCCGCCTGCTGGCTATCGCCGCTTCGGACGGCCTGTCAGTGCAGCCTAAGATCGTCTTTCAGCAATCCTAGGCGGCGGACCCATTGCCCGCTCGATGGCCAAGTGCAAGATTCGCTATAATAGTGAACTTCACCAGAATAAAGAGAGAAAATCCAAATGGCGGAGCCAAGAGCCCGCCCTCGAACATTCGAGATTCTACAGAGCTTAAGGAGCAAGCCCAATGTACGACGAGAACATGATCAGACCCATGCGGGAAGAGATGACCGGCGCTGGTTTCAGCGAAGCCCGGACGGCAGATGAAGTCGACAAGATCATGTCTGAAAAGGGCACTACCCTCTTCTTCATCAATTCGGTATGCGGTTGCGCCGCCGGCGTGGCCCGTCCCGGCGTGGTGGCCTCACTGAAAAGCGACGTCCTGCCCGACCGGCTGGTGACCAGCTTCGCCGGCAACGACGTCGACGCCGTCAACCGCGCCCGCCAGCACTTCGCCGGATATCCGCCTTCTTCACCCTCGGCCGCCGTCATCCGTGACGGGCAAGTCGTCCACATGGTGGAACGTCATCATATCGAGGGGCAATCGGCTGAAAACGTGGCCAAGGTTCTGCAAAGCGCCTATCAGAAATTCTGCGGCGAGGCGGTTGACGAAGCGGCTGAAATCTACGACCCCTTGGCGGCACTCGAGATCTCCCAGGAGGAGGCCAAGCAGCGTTTGGCCGACAATGGCGAAGTTGCCGTGCTGGACGTACGCGAGCCCTGGGAGATGGAAAACGGAAAGATCGATGGCGCCATCGCCGTTGACCGGGCCAAGGCTCAGGAGATCATCCAGGATTGGCCGCGCGACCGTGAGATCATCGTCTACTGCCAGCACGGCCAGCGCAGCGTTCAGGCCGCCCAGTTCTTCCAAAACTACGGCTTCGAGAACATCAAGAGCCTGCAAGGCGGTTACGCCGCCTGGAGCGAAAGCCAGTAGGGTTGAAAACAATCTCTGGCGCTCCCTGGGCCCGGCTCCTGGAGCGCCCCATCTCAGCTTCGAAGGCAACCGACATGGACCTCAATCTCTTCAAGGATCTTCCCGACCAGTCCCGCCTCTGGATCATGGGCTTCAGCCGTCCGCTCGGCGAGAGAGGACGTCAAGCCGTTTCAGCCCAGCTCGAGAGCTTCCTGCCCACCTGGAACGCCCACCAAATTCCGGTCACGGGCGCCTTTACCTTGGTGGAAGACCGCTTCGCCGTTGTGGCCGGGGACGCCGCCGACGGCCTTTCGGGCTGTTCGATGGACAGTTGCATGGCCAACTTCAAGCAGCTCAAAAGAGCCGGCTACGATGCCCTCAACCGGGCTCTGGTCTTTTACCGTTTGGCGGACGGCTCCATCCAGGCCGCCGATCGCCTGACTTTCGTCAAAAAAGCGGAAAGCGGGGAGATCGACGACACCACCCGCGTCTTCGACACCACTCTGCAAACGCTGGGAGAATTGCGGAGGGCAAAGGGATTCGAAAAGCCGCTGGCGGACTCATGGCACGCCCGCCTGCTGCCGGCCCGCTCCGTCTAGCGGAGAGGCAGTTTGAGGCCTGTCATCCTTTTCTCATAGCAAGAATCAACAAATTTCGGTGAGGGTGATCCCTCTCTCGCATCGTTTACGCATTTTGAGATGATGGGAGAAGAACGTTCCGAGAAGATCGAGATTTTTGAAAGGGCCGCCGCAATGGACCCCGAGGAGCGGGGACCGTTCCTGGAGCGGGCCTGCGCCGGAGACACGCAATTGCGTGAAACGATCGAGCGGCTGCTGGAAGCTCATGACGTCAGCGGCATCCTCGACGGCCAGGACGGGAAATCCGCCGTCCCGCCATTGCAGAACGCCGTAGTGGAAGGAATCGCCGAGAAACCCGGCGACCGCCTGGGTCCCTATCGGCTCGTCCGGCTGCTTGGCGAGGGCGGCTTCGGGGCTGTCTTCCTGGCTGAGCAAGATGCTCCCCTTTCCCGCAAGGTGGCTCTGAAGATCCTCAAGCCGGGCATGGACTCGCGTCATATCATTGCCCGCTTCCAAGCCGAGAGACAGGCACTGGCGCGCATGGACCACCCCTGCATCGCCCGCGTCTTCGATGCCGGCGCCACCGAGATGGGCCGCCCCTACTTCGCCATGGAGTATGTGGAAGGCACCTCCTTGACGCGTTATTGCGATGAGCGCGAGATGAGCGTCAGGGAGCGCCTCCAGCTCTTTCTTTCAGTGGCCCAGGCCGTTCATCACGCCCATCAGAAGGGCGTTATCCACCGCGATTTGAAGCCTTCCAACCTGATGGTGACGGAAGTGGAAGGAAAGCCGCTTCCCAAGGTCATCGACTTCGGAATCGCCAAGGCCCTGCGCGAGCCGCTTACCGACGCCACCATGCTCACCCAATGGGGCCAGGTGGTGGGTACGCCCGAATACATGTCGCCCGAACAGGCCGAGAGTTCGGGACGCGCCCTCGACATCCGCTGCGACGTCTATTCGCTGGGGGTGGTTCTCTATGAACTGCTGGTCGGCGTGCGTCCTTTTCAAGTGGAGCGCAACACGCCCTCGGGCTATCGGGAATGGATGCAACGGGTGCGCAACGAAGATCCCACCCGGCCTTCACTGCGCTTCAAGGGGATGGCTGACCCCTCCCGCCGCCGGGAGGTGGCCGACAAGCGCCGCACCGACCCTTCGGGGCTGGAACGCCTTTTGCGCCGCGAACTGGACTGGATCGTCCTCAAGGCCATCGACCGCGACCGTGATCGGCGCTACGCTTCCGTGGCGGCCCTGGCCGACGACCTCCACCGTCACCTGCGCCACGAAACCGTTCAGGCGACTCCGCCCAGCGCTTCCTACCGGCTGGGACAGTTCGCGCGCCGTCACAAAGGGTTCCTCAGCGCCGCCGCGGCGGTCTTGCTGGCGCTGCTGGGCGGGCTCGGCTTCGCCACCTATGCCTTTTTCCAGGCCAGCCATGAGCGCGACTCGGCGCGCCTGGCCCGCGACGAGTCAGAAGCCGTGGTCAGCTTCCTGTCCGAGATGCTGGCTTCGGCCGATCCGGCCGATAAGGGCCGCGATGTCACGGTGGTCGACTTGCTGGAGGCATCGGCCTCCGACCTGTCCTCCTCTTTCAAGGATCAGCCGCTGGTTGAAGCCCGCCTCCACGACACGGTGGGCAAGACCTACCTCAGCCTGGGGCGGGAAGAAGAGGCGGGCAATCACCTGAGGGCGGCCGCAGCCATCCGCGAGAAGGAACTGGGCCCGCAAGACGAGCTGACGCTGATGTCGATGGCCAGTCTGGGAAGCGTCTACTATGCCCAAGGCTATTTCGACAAGGCCGAGGAACATTATCGTCAGGCGTTGCAGGGCCTGGGCCGGATCAAGGATGAGGATGAACAGATCATTCTGGGGCTGATGAACAACCTGGCTCAGATCCACGCCCAGCGCGGTGAACTGGAAGAAGCCGAGGCGCTTCAGATCAAGGTGCTTCAGGGGCAGAGCCAAAGCCTGGGGCCGAAACACGCCAACACCTTGGGCTCACGGGTCAACCTGGCCCAATTGAAGGCTGCGATGGGCCGGGCGGAAGAGTCTCACCGCATGCTTGAAGAGGTCGTCGTCGACTGGGTGGAGAACTTCGGAGACCATCACCCCGGCACGCTGCTGGCCATCAACAACCTGGCCATCAGCCATATGCGCCTCAACCGCTGGACGGAAGCAGAGATCCTGACCCGGCAGGTATGGGAGGCACGCAAGAAGTTCTTGGGCGAGCATCATTTCGACACTTGGGGAGCACAGTTCAACCTGGCCACGGTCCTGGCCACCATGGGCCGCGACCAGGAAGCATACGGGCTGCTTGAAGACATGCTGATGGCTCCGCCGGGGAAGAGTCTGCATCCCGTCCGGGTCGATCTGCTCATGCAGTCGCTGGGCCTCTATGAGAGCAAAGGCTGGCCCGCCGAGGTGCAGCCTATCCTGCCCCGTCTGGCGGAGTTGCTGCATCGGGTCGTGGACTATCCGCAAGCCACCGCCAATCAGCTCAACAGCGCTGCCTGGTTCCTGCTCAATCTGCCCGGCCCCAAGCTGAGTTCGCCCGAGACTGCGCTGCGGGCCGCCGCCCGGGCCTGCCAGATCGAGCGCAGCGGCAAGGGCCGCGACCTTTGGCTATTTCTCGACACCCTGGCCCTGGCCCAGCACAGCACGGGCGACAGCCTGGGGGCCGTCCGAACCCAACAAGAGGCCATCGAGCTGATCCCCGATCATTCGCGCAACTTGCTTCCTCAATTGGAGGAGCACCTGCGGATGTTTCAGGCCGCAGCAGCCAAGGTCGAGCCTTCCCTCTAGACCCGCCGCGGGCTGCGCCCGAACCGCTTCGATCGGCCCTAGTGCAGTGCGCCAGAAGTTTTGAGCCACCCTGTGGCGTTATCTCACGCTTTCAGCGTTGCCACATTTGGCGTTTGAAACCCAGGGTGGCGCCGCCGTCTCGCTAGCGCTCGCCGCGGCTGACCCTGGGCTGGCGAATCTGTCCCTGTCAGGGACAAGAGCGGAGGGCTGGCTCAGAACTTATGACCGGCAGCACTAGCCCGCATTATGCATCGGTTTTGGTAGCGGGGCGGCGATAGCGCCGTCCTTCTGACAGGGCGTCGCCACCGATGCGGGCTAGGCGCGCCTGACGGTTTCCCGTATAATCTGCCGCGACCCTTTTGGTAGAACCTGGTGTCGGCGGCGGTATACATGCGGCTTGCGGAAAAGACAATCCTGGGGATCCTGTGGCTGTGCGCCCTTGCGCCTTTTTTAAGCGCTCAGCCGTCATCCGCCCCGCCCCTTTCCCAGGTGCGCATCGCTTTTCTCACCGACGGGTCCTGGGACAGGGCCGAGACCATCGGCGGTGAGTTCAGGTCCGCCATTTCGCGCTTGCTGGAAGGCAAGTACGAAGTGCGCTATGTAGCGGACTTGAAGGCCGACTTCACGCCGCAGGGGGTGGGACGCCAGTTGGAGGTCCTGTTGGCCGATCCCCAGGTCGATCTGATCGTTGCGGCAGGACCGCTTTCTTCTCTTCTGGCCGCCCGCCACGGCAATCTGGGAAAGCCGGTCGTCGCCACCTTCGCCATCAATACCGAGCTGCTCGGCATTCCTTCCGAGGTGATCGAACTGCAAGAGGGCGCCGCGGCCAGGCGCGAGGTGGTCAGCGGTGTGGAGAACCTGACTTATATCGATTTCCCCGATACGCTGAGGGACGATCTGGAAGTCTTCCAGGAATTGGTCCCATTCGAAAAGATCACTTTCGTGGTCAACCAGGTGATCTTCAGGGCGCTGCCGCTTTTGCACCAGAACCTGAGTCAGGCGGCGGCTGAAAAGGGCCTTCAATACGATGTGCTGGAAGTCTCGGATTCGTTGGTGGAAGCCATCCGCACCGCCCCTCCCATCGAGGCGGCCTATGTAGCCCCATTGCTGCAGTTGGACCTTCAAAAGCTGCGCCAGGGAATCGAGGAGTTCAACGCCCGCAAGATACCGACCTTCTCCTTGTGGGGGCGCAGCGAGGTTGAACTGGGTAT is part of the Acidobacteriota bacterium genome and encodes:
- a CDS encoding DUF503 domain-containing protein — protein: MPIVFCSIELYLPFCHSLKEKRNVLRKAVERSRQRSSFSIAEIGHQDLWQRARLGAVSIGPDQRKLEAMAEKVVRDIETVVGMDATRYEIEIIDYE
- the truB gene encoding tRNA pseudouridine(55) synthase TruB is translated as MGRRRKYERSDINGVLVINKPAGPTSHDMVALVRRCLKAKAGHAGTLDPQASGVLVLVLGQATRLARYLQGHDKQYRAVIRLGRATDTYDAEGRVTDEHSVPELSRQQVEEVLQAFRGPIQQRTPLYSAVKVKGKKLYEYARKGQQAERPLRSVTISRLQLLEREDSAWTLLIDCTSGTYVRSLAHDMGRRLGCGAHLESLVRTRSGPFQIAQAIAPQEVEARWQEVLVPMEKMLPELPRIDVDPSAAKRVLNGAALMIPDPARGQCRLFCQGRLLAIAASDGLSVQPKIVFQQS
- the infB gene encoding translation initiation factor IF-2 — protein: MEQIKVSELASEFDIRDSTVISELKKIGVWVPSADTQVDQDIAKRVRRRLEMLAEIEQEKKKKTKAKKTPAAKPRKSIKQLGKGPRKGVRKPVEETPEESAESPLGGSLKPRKGTSPAYRRVEKPVTKDEEIEEEALEAEEDKQPEGPLPVSPEQAEKLMTPEAAAKKAEAEEEEKAKKEAGKEDVEAEEADEAEEKAKAEEEAEEKKAAAEKKAEEEAKKAEEKEAAEEEKKAEEEAAAEAKEAEEAKKAEEAEEAEAKEEAKKAEEKEAAEEEKKAAAEKKAAEEAEKKKALEEAKRKEAEKKKREAVKRKRAKVKLTELPKPISERDVGEIKRPQRRQARILERPPVQPKPQQRTRVKKPPLEREHQDLTLSENLSVRDFSEKISVKSKDVLRELMGMGVMATINQTIDQGIMEKLCEKFNVTPTFVTFEEAVIEETKVEDKPENLKERPPVVTVMGHVDHGKTSLLDAIRETRVAAGEAGGITQHIGAYHVDVAGKRIVFLDTPGHEAFTLMRSRGAQATDLVVLVVAADDGVMPQTREAIDHARAADVPILVAINKIDKPDAQPDRVKQQLSDLELVAEDWGGDTVMVEVSAVKQTNLDELLEMISLVSEVLELKANPDRSAAGVILEAKIDKGRGSVATVLVQNGTLSIGDSFIAGKISGRVRAMFDDRGESVEKSGPGSAVEILGLQGLPEAGDAFQGVSDASKARQVAEHRREKHREHELSRGQRLSLDDLYSKMEAGEVRELPIVLKADAQGSVEVLADMLTKIKSEKVKVKIIHSGVGAISESDVLLASASDAIVIGFNVRPERSAADAAEKEGVDIRLHTVIYDITAEIEKALVGLLDPTVKEVALGRAEVRETFSVPRYGVVAGSMVTEGEIRRNASVRLLRDNVVVHEGRIDSLRRFKEDVNKVRKGYECGISLEGYQDVKVNDIIECFTHEETTPELH
- the nusA gene encoding transcription termination factor NusA; this encodes MANILGQQIEMISKEKGIEADIIREAIEDAMVAAAKKYFKTTENLQARLDLETGMIEVFAVKEIVEEVEDPDEQMSLQEAQEIDESFEEGDFIEIPKPTLELGRISAQTAKQVINQKIREAEREQIYEEFKDKIHEVENGVVRRREGRDVILEIGRKRVEALLPFSEQSRIEQYNPGDRVSVTIIKVHRVSKGPQIVVSRTDPSLLIRLFEREIPEVYDGTVVIKNAVREGGERAKVAVASKDDTVDPVGACVGMKGSRINAVIRELRGEKIDIIQYSDDIVEYAINALNPARISKVLISDLEENVLEVIVPEDQLSLAIGKKGQNVRLASRLLGWEIDIKSAEEKKREILSQMEEQFPEEEVALSITEEQQEMLEEAGIETVEDLVKSGAGTLAQKTGMEDDTAQDLIARARAFLHARDEEFDDEDLEDIEEELTAEDVLASVGEESEDEEDEENEEDEEPEEAESAEESAEEAEKELTAEDVLGPIGEDDEEDREEEELAPEGVEEGASEEK
- a CDS encoding BrxA/BrxB family bacilliredoxin; translation: MYDENMIRPMREEMTGAGFSEARTADEVDKIMSEKGTTLFFINSVCGCAAGVARPGVVASLKSDVLPDRLVTSFAGNDVDAVNRARQHFAGYPPSSPSAAVIRDGQVVHMVERHHIEGQSAENVAKVLQSAYQKFCGEAVDEAAEIYDPLAALEISQEEAKQRLADNGEVAVLDVREPWEMENGKIDGAIAVDRAKAQEIIQDWPRDREIIVYCQHGQRSVQAAQFFQNYGFENIKSLQGGYAAWSESQ
- a CDS encoding tetratricopeptide repeat protein — its product is MMGEERSEKIEIFERAAAMDPEERGPFLERACAGDTQLRETIERLLEAHDVSGILDGQDGKSAVPPLQNAVVEGIAEKPGDRLGPYRLVRLLGEGGFGAVFLAEQDAPLSRKVALKILKPGMDSRHIIARFQAERQALARMDHPCIARVFDAGATEMGRPYFAMEYVEGTSLTRYCDEREMSVRERLQLFLSVAQAVHHAHQKGVIHRDLKPSNLMVTEVEGKPLPKVIDFGIAKALREPLTDATMLTQWGQVVGTPEYMSPEQAESSGRALDIRCDVYSLGVVLYELLVGVRPFQVERNTPSGYREWMQRVRNEDPTRPSLRFKGMADPSRRREVADKRRTDPSGLERLLRRELDWIVLKAIDRDRDRRYASVAALADDLHRHLRHETVQATPPSASYRLGQFARRHKGFLSAAAAVLLALLGGLGFATYAFFQASHERDSARLARDESEAVVSFLSEMLASADPADKGRDVTVVDLLEASASDLSSSFKDQPLVEARLHDTVGKTYLSLGREEEAGNHLRAAAAIREKELGPQDELTLMSMASLGSVYYAQGYFDKAEEHYRQALQGLGRIKDEDEQIILGLMNNLAQIHAQRGELEEAEALQIKVLQGQSQSLGPKHANTLGSRVNLAQLKAAMGRAEESHRMLEEVVVDWVENFGDHHPGTLLAINNLAISHMRLNRWTEAEILTRQVWEARKKFLGEHHFDTWGAQFNLATVLATMGRDQEAYGLLEDMLMAPPGKSLHPVRVDLLMQSLGLYESKGWPAEVQPILPRLAELLHRVVDYPQATANQLNSAAWFLLNLPGPKLSSPETALRAAARACQIERSGKGRDLWLFLDTLALAQHSTGDSLGAVRTQQEAIELIPDHSRNLLPQLEEHLRMFQAAAAKVEPSL
- a CDS encoding bifunctional oligoribonuclease/PAP phosphatase NrnA; the protein is MDSHKIAEFLRSATRLAVVSHQGPDGDSIGSSLALAHGLRGLGKQVDVLSAEPVPPVLAFLPGVADILQRRSVEGDYQGIVILECSDFQRTGLSGLEEHFTINIDHHPGGAGFADLNWVDETASAVGMLVDDLLLRLGAPLDADIATCLYLAVLTDTGSFQFSNTDASTFQAAARWVSAGADPGAIAHQVYRRQPEARLRLLGTALGRMQTDRQKGLAWIELRRPHLQGAAADIEHTEGLVNYPLSLEGIRASVVLREDSRGHCRVSLRSKGEIDVGGLARRMGGGGHLNAAGMTLQGDWSEIRSRVLRELGDLIEAGRGQAGTEEVGNG